Proteins encoded within one genomic window of Agelaius phoeniceus isolate bAgePho1 chromosome Z, bAgePho1.hap1, whole genome shotgun sequence:
- the LOC129133091 gene encoding uncharacterized protein LOC129133091: MALQSLPLRFLLALASLLSAHGQEEFFNIQIVPQRTEECKRPQWDSRLQLTPDQVNYKKNEEVMLSCPEGFQPPFTRLKCSSEVQSFTGGKPIYRELWTGRNSQGAWVRIRSSVECIEVLQVDHETFEISSTSIKLKWTCRFPDACQGMRAMCRLGAPSSPPCEAEEVNAEQTLHGQEGTFTCSALQPFTEYSVTIDLPPNTTLFSWLFMTQETVPDKPEQLWLDPDRGSLRWSALPSCNGEIIGYQLSITARNAGDSSVLETERLRLDGSVTEHRLPGHSPGSSYAVMIQGLTAAGAGAALTREFHSNSSSDTPQPQTISCRGARDIAPSQGTAVLPLRPIARGSEAAREHQLIVAATHNASLIESICSGQARLSNASAYLAALLNLSAATDFVLGDGSRGQGLHNAALSPGRDYTALLRLVRLGPQAEKFTCVCYSFSLGQTGGQWHWIVTGLVVLLAVILLAAVILWLVHSRKRKYVPNETQKDN, translated from the exons ATGGCCCTGCAGTCACTGCCTCTGAGGTTTCTCCTGGCCCTTGCATCTCTACTGTCAGCACATGGCCAGGAAGAATTTTTCAACATCCAGATAGTGCCTCAGAGAACAG AAGAGTGCAAAAGGCCCCAGTGGGACTCCAGACTCCAGCTGACACCAGACCAGGTGAATTATAAGAAGAATGAAGAAGTGATGCTGAGCTGCCCTGAAGGTTTCCAGCCACCCTTCACCCGTCTCAAATGTTCAAGTGAAGTCCAGTCCTTCACTGGTGGGAAACCTATATACAGAGAGCTCTGGACTGGAAGAAACTCCCAAGGTGCCTGGGTCCGCATTCGCTCCAGTGTGGAGTGCATTG AAGTGCTCCAGGTTGACCATGAGACCTTTGAGATTTCCAGCACCAGCATCAAACTGAAATGGACCTGCAGGTTCCCTGATGCCTGCCAGGGCATGAGGGCCATGTGCCGGCTGGGAGcaccttcctcccctccctgtgaGGCTGAGGAGGTGAATGCAGAGCAGACACTACATGGCCAGGAGGGAACATTCACCTGCTCCGCTTTGCAGCCCTTCACTGAATACAGTGTCACCATTGACTTGCCCCCCAACACAACCCTGTTCTCATGGTTGTTCATGACACAGGAAACAG TGCCGGACAAAccggagcagctgtggctggatcCCGACAGGGGCTCTCTCAGGTGGAGCGCGCTGCCCTCCTGCAACGGGGAGATCATCGGATACCAG CTGAGCATCACAGCCAGGAACGCAGGGGACAGCAGCGTGCTGGAGACCGAGCGGCTGCGCCTCGATGGCTCGGTCACCGAGCACCGGCTGCCgggccacagccctggcagcagctacGCCGTGATGATCCAGGGCCTGACGGCTGCTGGAGCCGGGGCTGCGCTGACGAGGGAGTTtcacagcaacagcagctccg ACACCCCGCAGCCCCAGACCATCAGCTGCCGCGGCGCCCGCGACATCGCCCCCTCGCAAGGCACGGCCGTGCTCCCCCTGCGCCCCATCGCCCGCGGCTCTGAGGCTGCCAG GGAGCACCAGCTGATCGTGGCCGCCACGCACAACGCCTCGCTGATCGAGAGCATCTGCTCGGGCCAGGCACGGCTCTCCAATGCCAGCGCGTACCTGGCCGCTCTGCTCAACCTCAGCGCCGCCACGGACTTCGTGCTGGGCGACGGCAGCCGCGGGCAGGGCCTGCACAACGCTGCCCTCAGCCCGGGCCGGGACTACACGGCCCTGCTGCGCCTCGTCCGCCTCGGGCCGCAG GCAGAGAAGTTCACCTGTGTCTGCTACAGCTTCTCTCTTG GGCAGACTGGGGGCCAGTGGCATTGGATTGTGACTGGACTggttgtgctgctggcagtcATCCTTTTGGCTGCAGTTATCCTGTGGCTTGTGCACTCTAG GAAAAGGAAGTACGTCCCCAACGAAACTCAGAAGGATAATTAA